One window from the genome of Pandoraea fibrosis encodes:
- a CDS encoding AzlD domain-containing protein codes for MNYVLAILGMATVTFAIKAGIFVLGDRVRFPEWLREALSFVPVTVLTAIIVPMTLAPHGNGLELTWRNPQLVAALVAIAVCAATRHQLLTIGAGLAVFFTWQLGVLG; via the coding sequence ATGAACTACGTTCTGGCGATTCTCGGCATGGCGACGGTGACGTTCGCCATCAAGGCGGGCATCTTCGTGCTGGGCGACCGCGTGCGGTTTCCCGAATGGCTGCGCGAGGCACTGTCGTTCGTTCCGGTGACGGTACTCACCGCGATCATCGTGCCGATGACGCTTGCACCGCACGGCAACGGGCTCGAACTGACGTGGCGCAATCCCCAGCTCGTGGCGGCATTGGTGGCGATTGCGGTCTGTGCGGCGACGCGTCACCAGTTGCTCACCATCGGCGCAGGGCTTGCCGTCTTCTTCACATGGCAGTTGGGCGTTCTGGGGTAA
- a CDS encoding LysE family translocator: MPAISTWLAFALVAIGMALTPGPNMMYLVSRSLCQGPAAGLVSLGGVALGFVFYMLSAAFGITALLFAVPFAYDLLRFGGAIYLFWLAWQALKPGGRSPFEVRPLARDSNRRLFLMGLFTSVLNPKIAMLYLALLPQFVHPEHGSVLTQSLALGATQIVASVAVNACVALSAGSIARFLGQRPAWLRIQRWLMGGVLGALALRMATEARR; the protein is encoded by the coding sequence ATGCCCGCAATCTCGACCTGGCTGGCCTTCGCGCTGGTGGCCATCGGCATGGCCCTCACACCGGGACCGAACATGATGTATCTGGTCTCGCGCTCGTTGTGTCAGGGGCCGGCCGCGGGTCTGGTCTCACTGGGCGGCGTGGCGTTGGGTTTCGTCTTCTATATGTTGAGTGCGGCGTTCGGTATCACCGCCCTGCTCTTCGCTGTGCCGTTCGCTTACGACTTGCTGCGCTTCGGCGGCGCGATCTACCTGTTCTGGCTAGCCTGGCAGGCGCTCAAACCGGGCGGCCGTTCGCCATTCGAAGTGCGCCCGCTCGCGCGTGACAGCAATCGGCGTCTGTTCCTGATGGGCCTGTTCACCTCGGTGCTCAACCCGAAGATCGCGATGCTTTACCTCGCATTGCTGCCGCAGTTCGTGCACCCCGAGCACGGCAGTGTGCTCACGCAATCGCTGGCGCTGGGCGCCACGCAGATCGTTGCCAGCGTGGCCGTGAATGCCTGTGTTGCACTGTCGGCCGGCAGCATCGCCCGATTCCTCGGGCAACGCCCAGCCTGGCTGCGCATTCAACGCTGGCTGATGGGCGGCGTGCTGGGCGCGCTGGCCTTGCGCATGGCGACCGAAGCGCGTCGCTGA
- a CDS encoding AzlC family ABC transporter permease — MPVPSRATSFVAGVRDTVPMIVGAAPFGLIFGALVATTPLATWHGQLMSLAVFAGSSQFIAAGLFATGVGYVVLWATTLIVNLRHMLYAANLLPHVRHLNLRWRALLGFLLTDETFAVTSSHFHRQPDDPMGHWYFLGSGLSMYINWQIWTLAGLLFGAAFPRLQTLGLDFAMVATFIAIIVPQMARMPWAIATVVAGASAYLCQGLPYKLGLLVAVTLGIAAGMLALHAKRRDGRRASPNGKRGGSLGANTPDDRTGLRSQDASAGGAK, encoded by the coding sequence ATGCCGGTTCCGTCCCGAGCGACCAGCTTTGTCGCGGGTGTCCGCGATACCGTACCGATGATCGTCGGCGCGGCCCCGTTCGGCCTGATCTTCGGGGCGTTGGTCGCGACCACGCCGCTGGCCACGTGGCACGGTCAACTCATGTCGCTCGCCGTTTTCGCCGGGTCCAGCCAGTTCATCGCCGCCGGGCTATTCGCAACCGGCGTAGGCTACGTCGTGCTGTGGGCCACGACACTGATCGTCAATCTGCGTCACATGCTGTATGCCGCGAACCTGTTGCCCCACGTGCGGCATCTGAACCTTCGCTGGCGGGCGTTGCTCGGCTTCCTGCTCACGGATGAGACCTTCGCCGTGACCAGCAGTCATTTTCACCGACAGCCGGACGACCCGATGGGGCACTGGTATTTCCTCGGCTCGGGCCTGTCGATGTATATCAACTGGCAGATTTGGACGCTCGCCGGCCTGTTGTTCGGCGCCGCATTCCCACGCTTGCAGACGCTCGGGCTGGACTTCGCCATGGTCGCCACGTTCATCGCGATCATCGTGCCGCAGATGGCCCGCATGCCGTGGGCCATCGCCACCGTAGTTGCAGGGGCGAGCGCCTATCTTTGTCAGGGCCTGCCGTACAAGCTCGGTTTGCTCGTGGCCGTGACGCTCGGGATCGCTGCCGGCATGCTGGCGCTGCACGCGAAACGTCGCGATGGCAGGCGGGCATCGCCCAATGGCAAGCGCGGGGGCAGCCTCGGCGCCAACACGCCCGACGACCGCACCGGTCTGCGCTCGCAAGACGCATCCGCAGGAGGTGCGAAATGA
- a CDS encoding penicillin-binding protein 1A codes for MHRTSPVNTPRAPSALAASPSTSGRQRGFGTIAAILVTLAGLAIVGALIVGYALIVMRPNLPPLDVITDYRPKVPLRIYTSDNVLIGEFGEERRSLVTIDQIPDVMKKAVLAIEDYRFYDHGGVDFIGILRAGVSDVLHGGAAQGASTITMQVARNFFLSREKTATRKIYEMLLAYKIESALSKDKILELYMNQIYLGQRAYGFASAARIYFGKDLKDITLGEAAMLAGLPKAPSAYNPIVNPKRAKIRQEYILKRMLDLGYISRNQYEDALHEPIRTRTSGNEYNVHAEYVAEMVRQAVYDEYKDDTYTRGLTVITTLDSKKQQAAYEAVRMGVLDYERRHAYRGPEGFVELPAAMPDRQQLIEDTLLEHPDNGDLIAAVVVAASSSQITAIPLSGDAVTVNGDGIGFAASALSAKASEKLRIRPGSIIRVMKDPRGKWRIVQLPEVQGSLVSLSPDDGAIRALVGGFDFNQSKFNRATQAWRQPGSTFKPVVYSAAIEKGVSPATMVLDGPLNLPPAQTGGQAWDPHDDDAFSGPMTVREGLQRSKNLVAIRLLQFAGTQYTQDYATRFGFDADKVPPYLPMALGAGQTTPLQLAGAYAVFANGGYRVAPYLIGEIRDARGNVLNKATPVVAGVNAARAISAPNAFIMNSLLQTVAQRGTGSGTNVLKRTDLAGKTGTTNDALDGWFAGYQHSLVAVAWLGFDQPKTLGSREFGAQLALPVWTKYMGVALNGVPQQQMAMPEGVSVVNGELYETDKLPGNGFVANIGIDDDSGGFSLPFFGNRSPSPAAPPPAAGQPPSPGGVDASEKARILDMFKHP; via the coding sequence GTGCACCGCACCTCCCCCGTCAATACGCCCCGGGCGCCGTCTGCCCTTGCTGCCTCGCCATCCACCTCCGGGCGACAACGCGGTTTCGGCACGATTGCCGCGATCCTTGTCACGCTGGCAGGCTTGGCCATCGTTGGTGCGCTGATCGTCGGCTATGCGCTGATCGTCATGCGCCCGAACCTGCCGCCGCTGGATGTCATTACCGACTACCGGCCAAAGGTGCCGCTGCGCATTTACACGTCCGATAACGTACTGATCGGCGAATTCGGTGAGGAACGTCGCAGTCTGGTCACCATCGATCAGATTCCGGATGTCATGAAGAAGGCTGTGCTCGCCATCGAGGACTACCGCTTCTACGACCACGGCGGCGTCGATTTCATCGGCATTCTGCGCGCTGGCGTGTCCGACGTCTTGCACGGCGGCGCCGCACAAGGCGCCAGTACGATCACGATGCAGGTCGCGCGCAACTTCTTCCTCTCGCGGGAGAAGACGGCCACGCGCAAGATCTACGAAATGCTGCTCGCCTACAAGATCGAGTCCGCCCTGTCCAAGGACAAGATTCTCGAGCTGTACATGAACCAGATCTATCTGGGGCAACGGGCGTATGGTTTTGCAAGCGCGGCACGCATCTACTTCGGCAAAGACCTGAAGGACATCACGCTCGGCGAAGCGGCCATGCTGGCCGGACTGCCCAAGGCGCCGTCCGCCTACAACCCGATCGTCAACCCGAAGCGCGCGAAGATCCGGCAGGAATACATCCTCAAGCGCATGCTCGATCTGGGCTATATCTCGCGCAATCAATACGAAGACGCTCTGCATGAGCCGATTCGCACGCGCACGTCCGGCAACGAGTACAACGTGCACGCCGAGTACGTCGCCGAAATGGTGCGTCAGGCCGTGTACGACGAATACAAGGACGATACCTACACGCGCGGCCTGACCGTCATCACGACACTCGACTCGAAGAAGCAGCAAGCCGCCTACGAGGCCGTGCGCATGGGCGTGCTCGATTACGAACGACGCCACGCTTACCGTGGCCCGGAAGGCTTCGTGGAGCTACCTGCCGCGATGCCCGACCGTCAGCAACTGATCGAAGACACGCTGCTCGAACATCCCGACAATGGCGACCTGATCGCCGCCGTCGTGGTGGCCGCCAGTTCGTCTCAGATTACGGCGATTCCGCTCTCGGGCGACGCCGTGACGGTCAACGGCGACGGGATCGGCTTTGCTGCGTCGGCGCTCTCGGCCAAAGCCAGCGAAAAGCTGCGCATCCGTCCGGGCTCGATCATTCGCGTCATGAAGGACCCGCGTGGCAAGTGGCGCATCGTTCAGTTGCCGGAAGTTCAGGGCTCGCTTGTCTCGCTCTCGCCGGACGACGGCGCCATCCGTGCGCTGGTCGGTGGCTTCGATTTCAATCAGAGCAAGTTCAATCGCGCCACGCAGGCATGGCGCCAACCGGGCTCGACGTTCAAGCCCGTGGTGTACTCGGCGGCCATCGAGAAAGGCGTGAGTCCCGCGACGATGGTGCTCGACGGCCCGCTCAACCTGCCGCCCGCCCAAACCGGTGGACAGGCGTGGGATCCGCACGACGACGATGCCTTCAGCGGCCCGATGACCGTGCGCGAAGGTCTGCAACGCTCGAAGAACCTCGTGGCGATTCGCCTGCTGCAATTCGCAGGCACGCAATACACGCAGGACTACGCGACCCGTTTCGGTTTCGATGCCGACAAAGTGCCGCCGTATCTGCCGATGGCGCTGGGTGCCGGGCAGACGACGCCGCTGCAATTGGCCGGTGCCTACGCGGTATTTGCCAACGGCGGCTATCGCGTGGCGCCGTACCTGATCGGCGAGATCCGCGACGCGCGCGGCAACGTGTTGAACAAGGCCACGCCGGTAGTGGCCGGCGTGAACGCCGCCCGCGCCATCTCGGCACCGAACGCGTTCATCATGAATAGCCTGCTGCAAACGGTGGCGCAGCGCGGCACCGGCTCGGGCACGAATGTGCTCAAGCGCACCGATCTGGCGGGCAAGACCGGCACGACCAACGACGCGCTCGACGGCTGGTTCGCGGGTTATCAGCACTCGCTGGTGGCCGTGGCATGGCTTGGCTTCGACCAGCCCAAGACGCTGGGCAGCCGTGAATTCGGCGCACAACTGGCGTTGCCGGTCTGGACCAAGTACATGGGCGTAGCGCTCAATGGCGTGCCGCAGCAGCAGATGGCGATGCCCGAAGGCGTCAGCGTGGTGAACGGCGAGCTTTATGAGACCGATAAGTTGCCGGGCAACGGCTTTGTCGCGAACATCGGTATCGACGACGACAGCGGTGGTTTCTCGCTGCCCTTCTTCGGCAACCGTTCGCCCTCGCCTGCGGCGCCGCCGCCGGCTGCCGGCCAGCCCCCTTCGCCGGGGGGAGTGGACGCCAGTGAGAAAGCTCGCATTCTCGATATGTTCAAGCATCCCTGA
- a CDS encoding methyl-accepting chemotaxis protein, with protein sequence MLRSFSIKARLGITMALLAVLLILLGALGIAGMTRTGDALRETYANHLAATVALGKDNATLARTRAILDRVVLHPESPDADKVAARARGMIKDANAAWAAYQALPHGAEEKRLADDVAARRATFFAQGMDPMLAAIDARDRAAMDDLTMNVLPKHYAALTTASDALAAYKLKLGQETYEASMSELAAFRWLSIGATALGVLMAIACYFSLRGAIMRPLAEALSAFENIAAGRLDNQVQVRGKDEMSMLMRGLDTMQSRLAGTIRGVRRSCDAMATATAEISAGNTDLSARTEQQAASLEETASSMEQLTATVKQNADNARQASQLAVNASDIAARGGQVVARVVDTMQGISTSSSQVVDIISVIDGIAFQTNILALNAAVEAARAGEQGRGFAVVAGEVRTLAQRSATAAREIKTLIEASAQKVADGSTLVAEAGRTMDDIVQAVQRVTDIMGEISAASDEQSGGIEQVNQAVTQMDTVTQQNAALVEQAAAAAASLEDQTHALREEMARFQLGDEALAAGGARRPALHAVGAASLSMAA encoded by the coding sequence ATGTTGCGTAGCTTTTCGATCAAGGCGCGCCTGGGCATCACGATGGCGCTGCTGGCGGTATTGCTGATTCTGTTGGGCGCGCTCGGCATTGCCGGCATGACACGCACGGGAGATGCCCTTCGCGAAACTTACGCCAATCACCTTGCCGCCACTGTGGCGCTAGGCAAGGACAATGCCACGCTGGCGCGCACTCGTGCCATTCTCGATCGCGTGGTGCTTCATCCCGAATCTCCCGATGCCGACAAAGTGGCGGCCCGCGCGCGCGGCATGATCAAGGACGCGAACGCCGCATGGGCCGCTTATCAGGCGTTACCGCATGGCGCCGAGGAGAAGCGGCTGGCCGACGATGTGGCGGCACGGCGCGCCACGTTCTTCGCGCAGGGGATGGACCCGATGCTGGCAGCCATCGACGCGCGCGATCGCGCGGCGATGGACGACCTCACGATGAATGTGCTGCCCAAACATTACGCCGCACTCACCACCGCCAGCGACGCGTTGGCTGCCTACAAGTTGAAGCTCGGGCAAGAGACTTACGAGGCGTCCATGTCGGAACTGGCGGCGTTTCGCTGGTTGAGCATCGGTGCGACGGCGTTGGGCGTGCTCATGGCGATTGCCTGCTACTTCTCGTTGCGTGGCGCGATCATGCGTCCGTTGGCCGAAGCGTTGAGCGCTTTCGAGAACATCGCGGCCGGTCGACTCGACAACCAGGTGCAGGTGCGCGGCAAAGACGAAATGTCGATGCTCATGCGCGGACTGGACACGATGCAGTCGCGACTTGCCGGCACGATTCGCGGCGTGCGCCGCAGTTGTGACGCCATGGCGACGGCCACGGCGGAAATTTCGGCGGGCAATACCGATTTGTCGGCGCGCACCGAGCAGCAGGCGGCGTCGCTGGAAGAGACGGCCTCGTCGATGGAGCAATTGACCGCGACCGTCAAACAGAATGCCGACAATGCCCGACAGGCGAGCCAATTAGCCGTCAATGCCTCGGATATCGCGGCGCGAGGCGGTCAGGTCGTGGCGCGGGTGGTCGATACGATGCAGGGCATCTCGACGAGTTCGTCGCAGGTGGTGGACATCATCAGCGTGATCGACGGCATTGCGTTCCAGACCAATATTCTTGCGCTCAACGCTGCTGTGGAGGCGGCCCGAGCCGGCGAGCAGGGGCGCGGTTTCGCTGTGGTGGCGGGCGAGGTGCGCACGCTGGCGCAGCGCAGCGCCACGGCCGCGCGCGAGATCAAGACGCTCATCGAGGCGTCGGCACAGAAGGTGGCCGATGGCTCGACACTGGTGGCCGAAGCCGGTCGCACGATGGACGATATCGTTCAGGCCGTGCAGCGCGTGACCGACATCATGGGCGAGATTTCCGCGGCGTCCGATGAGCAGAGCGGCGGCATCGAGCAGGTGAATCAGGCCGTCACGCAAATGGACACTGTCACGCAGCAGAACGCCGCGCTCGTGGAGCAAGCGGCGGCGGCCGCCGCGTCGCTGGAGGATCAGACCCATGCGTTGCGCGAGGAAATGGCGCGCTTCCAGTTGGGCGACGAAGCACTGGCGGCGGGCGGGGCACGGCGTCCGGCCCTGCATGCCGTGGGCGCGGCGTCGCTTTCGATGGCTGCGTGA